A single genomic interval of Romboutsia ilealis harbors:
- a CDS encoding tyrosine-type recombinase/integrase, translating to MDDKKIIKIHNKSDKPDNIVFKENVLIERCIKVENKLPKFMKDYFIYLKGSVATSTRLAYLEDIHFFCVYLTETKDVTSADKPFDITLDDFKKIKARDINLFLGDYCSRYYKHTEKNTLIFENNSRALARKKSSLSTLFKFLYRNDQLDNNITDGFNPIKLPKPQPDAIKRLEIDEVAKMLDAVDTGYGLTDKEKVYWRKTRLRDKAILALFVTYGLRLNELRELNISSFNFSRGEFKIYRKRGKEVLMPINHTCESVVKDYILNERPQSELLKEEYKDTLFLSLQNKRMDPKAIRQLVKKYTSISMETSRESGYSPHKLRATAATSLIQSGFSIYDVQNLLDHDNVTTTQLYAAHKKNVKRDIVNNFEWIDEDEKNEIEDLNI from the coding sequence ATGGATGATAAAAAAATTATAAAAATACATAATAAATCAGATAAACCAGATAACATCGTATTTAAAGAGAATGTGTTAATAGAAAGATGTATAAAGGTAGAAAATAAGCTGCCTAAGTTTATGAAAGATTACTTTATCTATCTAAAAGGATCTGTAGCAACCTCTACTCGACTTGCTTATTTAGAGGATATTCATTTCTTTTGTGTTTATCTAACAGAAACAAAAGATGTAACAAGTGCAGACAAACCTTTTGATATTACATTAGACGATTTTAAAAAGATAAAAGCTAGAGATATTAATTTATTTTTAGGCGATTATTGTAGTAGATATTATAAGCATACTGAGAAAAATACCCTAATATTTGAAAATAATAGTCGTGCATTAGCCAGAAAAAAATCATCACTATCTACTCTATTTAAATTTTTATATAGGAATGATCAATTAGATAACAACATAACAGATGGTTTTAACCCTATTAAGCTTCCGAAGCCTCAACCAGACGCTATAAAGCGACTTGAGATTGATGAAGTTGCAAAAATGTTAGATGCGGTTGATACTGGTTACGGTTTAACAGATAAAGAAAAAGTTTATTGGCGAAAAACTAGGCTTCGTGATAAAGCTATCTTAGCGTTATTTGTTACATATGGACTTAGATTAAATGAGCTTCGAGAATTGAATATTTCCTCTTTTAATTTTTCTAGAGGTGAATTTAAAATTTATAGAAAAAGAGGTAAAGAAGTTTTAATGCCAATTAACCATACATGTGAGTCTGTTGTAAAAGATTATATATTAAATGAAAGACCACAAAGTGAGCTTTTAAAAGAAGAATATAAAGATACCTTATTTTTATCTCTTCAAAATAAGAGAATGGATCCTAAAGCTATTAGACAACTTGTAAAGAAATATACGTCTATTTCTATGGAAACTTCAAGAGAAAGCGGTTATAGTCCTCATAAATTAAGAGCTACTGCAGCAACTTCTTTAATACAAAGCGGTTTCTCTATATACGATGTTCAAAATTTACTAGATCATGACAATGTTACAACAACACAACTTTATGCAGCTCATAAAAAGAATGTTAAAAGAGATATTGTTAACAATTTTGAATGGATTGATGAAGATGAAAAAAATGAAATTGAAGATTTAAATATTTAA
- the yaaA gene encoding peroxide stress protein YaaA, with product MITIISPATTMNFDKDINLENSFDPVFKEDINYLISILKELNIKEISDLMNLSEDLSKLNYDRYQNLLNSNNKKLQSILAFDGEVFNSMNTSDFNEYDFNFANEHLRILSGLYGILSPLDLIEPYRLEMKAKLENKNGKDLYKFWKSKITDYIIKELENHENKVLLNLASSEYLKCIDLKLIKKDFKFIDVVFKDYDLKTNTYKVKGLYAKKARGYMCRFIIKNKIDSVDDLLKFNIEGYTYNNDLSYDDVITFTRKNI from the coding sequence TTGATAACTATAATATCTCCTGCAACCACTATGAATTTTGATAAAGATATTAATTTAGAAAACTCTTTTGACCCAGTATTTAAAGAAGACATAAATTATCTTATAAGTATACTAAAAGAACTAAATATAAAAGAAATAAGCGATTTGATGAATTTGAGTGAAGATTTGTCTAAATTAAATTATGATAGATACCAAAACTTATTAAATTCTAATAATAAAAAGCTTCAAAGCATACTTGCTTTTGATGGAGAAGTATTTAATTCTATGAATACTTCAGATTTTAATGAATATGATTTTAACTTTGCAAATGAACATCTAAGGATTTTATCTGGTTTATATGGAATATTATCCCCTTTAGATTTAATAGAGCCTTATAGGCTTGAAATGAAAGCTAAACTTGAAAATAAAAACGGAAAAGATTTATATAAGTTCTGGAAAAGTAAAATAACAGATTACATAATTAAAGAATTAGAGAATCATGAAAATAAAGTACTATTAAACTTAGCTTCATCAGAATATCTAAAATGTATTGACTTAAAACTTATAAAAAAAGATTTTAAGTTTATAGATGTGGTATTTAAAGATTATGATTTAAAGACAAATACATATAAGGTAAAAGGACTTTATGCTAAAAAAGCTCGTGGATATATGTGTAGATTTATAATAAAAAATAAAATAGATTCTGTTGATGATTTATTAAAATTTAATATTGAAGGTTATACCTATAATAATGACCTATCGTATGATGATGTAATAACATTTACAAGAAAAAATATATAA
- a CDS encoding DUF4829 domain-containing protein, which yields MLILSFILTFKSDSIDNNAKATIYNYVECINKKDLDSISKLVTKDKVSDLKLQIDNIKSISLIKVEEETDINLINDYLKDNSLYDKNLKIFKINYSINYENETESKIYESLCSLISDQSDRWLINNFNIVLSKK from the coding sequence ATGTTAATCCTATCATTTATACTTACTTTCAAGTCTGATTCTATTGATAATAATGCAAAAGCTACTATTTATAATTATGTTGAATGTATTAATAAAAAAGATTTAGATTCGATTTCAAAATTAGTTACAAAAGATAAAGTTTCAGATTTAAAATTACAAATTGATAATATAAAAAGTATATCTTTAATAAAAGTTGAAGAAGAAACAGATATAAATTTAATAAATGATTATCTAAAAGATAACTCTCTATATGATAAAAACTTAAAGATTTTTAAAATAAACTATAGTATTAATTATGAAAATGAAACAGAAAGCAAAATTTATGAAAGTTTATGTTCCTTAATTTCTGATCAATCAGATAGGTGGTTAATTAATAATTTTAATATCGTATTATCTAAAAAGTAG
- the deoD gene encoding purine-nucleoside phosphorylase — MSTPTPHNNAKLGDIAETVLLPGDPLRAKFIAETFLEDVVQYNTVRGMFGYTGYYKGKRISVQGSGMGIPSIGIYSYELIHFYNVKNLIRVGSAGAINKDLKLHDVVIGMGACTDSNYASQYNLPGTFAPIASYELMQKAIEVAKEQGTKVSVGNVLSNDVFYSDAGLDNLAKWQKMGVLCVEMEAAGLYMNAARAGVNALAILTISDCPLTGEETTSHERQVAFTKMMEIALELA; from the coding sequence ATGAGTACACCAACACCACACAATAATGCAAAATTAGGCGATATAGCAGAAACAGTCTTATTGCCAGGAGACCCATTAAGAGCTAAATTTATAGCAGAAACTTTCTTAGAAGATGTAGTTCAATATAACACTGTAAGAGGAATGTTTGGATATACAGGATACTATAAAGGAAAAAGAATATCTGTTCAAGGATCAGGTATGGGTATACCATCTATAGGAATATACTCTTATGAGCTTATACATTTTTATAACGTTAAGAACTTAATAAGAGTAGGTTCAGCTGGAGCTATAAACAAAGATTTAAAATTACATGATGTAGTTATAGGTATGGGAGCATGCACAGATTCAAACTATGCTTCACAATATAATTTACCTGGAACATTTGCTCCAATAGCTAGTTATGAATTAATGCAAAAGGCTATTGAAGTTGCAAAAGAGCAAGGAACAAAGGTATCAGTTGGAAATGTTCTTTCAAATGACGTATTTTATAGTGATGCAGGATTAGATAACTTAGCTAAATGGCAAAAGATGGGCGTTCTTTGTGTTGAAATGGAAGCAGCAGGTCTTTATATGAATGCAGCTAGAGCTGGTGTTAATGCTTTAGCAATACTTACTATTTCAGATTGTCCTTTAACAGGAGAAGAAACAACATCTCATGAAAGACAAGTAGCATTTACTAAAATGATGGAGATAGCTTTAGAATTAGCTTAA
- the lexA gene encoding transcriptional repressor LexA, whose product MYLDLSPKQILILEFIKEQIALKGYPPSVRETCEAVGLKSTSTVHSHLNKLEKYGYIRRDATKPRAIEVLDGNKTTFNHEVLNLPLVGQVTAGQPILAEENVEEYIPFPANFVKGNDNFVLKIKGDSMINAGILNGDYVIVDRKNTSSNGQIVVALIHKEYATVKRFFSEDNNMIRLQPENDFMDPIMLNYKDVEVIGIVTGVFRVIK is encoded by the coding sequence ATGTATTTAGATTTAAGCCCAAAGCAAATATTGATACTAGAGTTTATCAAGGAACAAATTGCACTTAAAGGATATCCACCTTCAGTTAGAGAAACATGTGAAGCTGTTGGTTTAAAGTCTACATCTACTGTACACTCACATTTAAATAAACTTGAAAAATATGGATATATAAGAAGAGATGCAACAAAACCTAGAGCTATTGAAGTCTTAGATGGAAACAAAACAACATTTAATCATGAAGTACTTAATCTACCATTAGTTGGTCAAGTAACTGCTGGACAACCAATATTAGCTGAAGAGAATGTTGAAGAATATATCCCCTTCCCTGCTAACTTCGTAAAAGGTAATGACAACTTCGTGTTAAAAATTAAAGGCGATAGTATGATTAATGCAGGTATTTTAAATGGTGATTACGTAATAGTAGATAGAAAAAATACTTCATCTAATGGACAAATAGTAGTTGCTCTTATCCATAAAGAATATGCTACTGTAAAAAGATTTTTTAGTGAAGATAATAATATGATACGCCTTCAGCCAGAAAATGATTTTATGGATCCTATAATGTTAAATTATAAAGATGTTGAAGTTATAGGAATAGTTACTGGGGTATTTAGAGTTATAAAATAA
- the nhaA gene encoding Na+/H+ antiporter NhaA: MRLLRTYRKSIKIEALTSIFLLIATISALFVYNTSLKDMYDYILNDIYIVNEFSIHMFINEFLMSIFFLVAGLEIKAEILHGNLSSFKKASFPVFASIGGVIVPALIFIFINRNSPFLSGFCIPISTDIAFAVGIFILFSNKFNPALKVFLLSLAVVDDLISIAFIAILYSLDINFTYLIISFAILITLIIANKLFKVESIIYYLISGLCLWYFVHLSGVHSTISGIILAIAIPSKSYTCRKSTLDRLQCLLVPINSLFIIPLFAFANTGIELTYNIDISSAKPLYIGIILGLSVGKPLGIMLFCYLGNLLKFTEKPKNISWLAIFFVSLIAGIGFTMSIFVSELAFVHNLTLINIAKMAILISASISIAASFITISIYIYVCKLKNKTTNLTSKYLIS, from the coding sequence TTGAGATTATTGCGTACTTATAGAAAAAGTATAAAGATTGAAGCTCTTACCAGTATATTTTTACTGATTGCAACTATATCTGCTTTATTTGTTTATAATACTTCACTAAAAGATATGTACGACTATATATTAAATGACATATACATAGTAAATGAATTTTCGATACATATGTTTATAAATGAATTTTTAATGTCTATATTCTTTTTAGTTGCAGGTTTAGAAATAAAAGCTGAAATATTACATGGTAACCTATCATCTTTTAAAAAAGCTTCTTTTCCAGTTTTTGCGTCCATAGGAGGCGTAATTGTTCCTGCGTTAATATTTATATTCATAAATAGGAATAGCCCATTTTTAAGTGGATTTTGTATTCCTATATCTACAGATATTGCATTTGCAGTAGGTATATTTATTTTATTTTCTAATAAGTTTAATCCTGCACTTAAAGTGTTTTTATTGTCTTTAGCTGTTGTTGATGATTTAATATCTATAGCTTTCATAGCCATCCTATATTCTTTAGATATAAATTTTACATATTTGATAATTTCATTTGCAATTTTAATAACTTTGATTATAGCCAATAAATTATTTAAAGTTGAAAGTATTATATACTACCTTATAAGTGGGTTATGTTTATGGTATTTTGTACATTTAAGTGGAGTACATTCTACTATAAGTGGAATTATATTAGCTATTGCTATTCCATCAAAATCTTATACATGTAGAAAAAGTACCTTAGATAGATTACAATGTCTATTGGTACCTATAAATAGTTTATTTATTATACCGTTATTTGCTTTTGCAAATACTGGTATAGAACTTACATATAATATTGATATAAGTAGCGCTAAACCTCTTTATATAGGCATAATATTGGGACTTAGTGTAGGTAAACCTCTAGGTATTATGTTATTTTGCTATTTAGGAAATTTACTTAAGTTTACAGAAAAACCTAAAAATATAAGTTGGCTGGCTATATTTTTTGTATCGCTTATTGCTGGTATCGGATTTACCATGTCTATATTTGTATCAGAACTAGCATTTGTTCATAATCTAACACTTATAAATATAGCTAAAATGGCAATACTTATTTCTGCATCTATATCTATAGCCGCAAGTTTTATAACAATAAGTATTTACATATATGTATGTAAATTAAAAAACAAAACTACAAACTTAACTAGTAAATATTTAATATCTTGA
- a CDS encoding YihY/virulence factor BrkB family protein yields MKKLNVDYIRDISRKFNYNEINSKAAEMSFYLLLSMFPFLIFTISIIVYIPTFHLNKSILTIRNILPESVFTIILSIINSAIDNKSLGFLILSFVFTLWTSSRGIRSLIRWMNKSYKVKETRSFLKVCIISFIFTISILVLIFSSIILLIYGELIGYFIFNIIGLNSIFIYIWNILRYIVGISTLIIILVNLYKYTPNKKIKTKDVIPGSIIATLVWLFISFFYSYYTNNYSNYEVVYGSIGGIIVLITWLYLSSWSILIGLEVNVRLYFRKLKKAKKSI; encoded by the coding sequence ATGAAAAAATTAAATGTAGATTATATTAGAGATATTTCTAGAAAATTTAATTATAATGAAATAAATTCTAAAGCTGCTGAAATGTCTTTTTATTTACTATTATCTATGTTTCCATTTTTAATATTTACTATAAGTATTATAGTTTATATACCAACGTTTCATTTAAATAAGTCTATTTTAACAATAAGAAATATCCTTCCAGAAAGTGTATTTACTATAATATTATCTATAATAAATTCAGCAATAGATAATAAAAGCTTAGGATTTTTAATATTAAGTTTTGTTTTTACTTTATGGACTTCATCAAGAGGAATCAGATCATTAATTCGATGGATGAATAAATCTTATAAAGTTAAAGAAACTAGATCTTTTCTTAAAGTATGTATAATTAGTTTTATTTTTACTATAAGTATTTTAGTTCTTATTTTCTCATCTATAATACTATTGATTTATGGAGAATTGATAGGATACTTTATATTTAATATTATAGGCCTTAATAGTATATTTATATATATATGGAATATTCTTAGATATATAGTAGGAATATCTACCCTTATAATTATATTAGTTAATTTATATAAATACACACCAAATAAGAAGATAAAAACAAAAGATGTAATACCTGGCTCTATAATAGCTACATTAGTGTGGTTATTTATATCATTTTTTTATTCATATTATACTAATAACTATTCAAATTATGAAGTTGTCTATGGAAGTATTGGCGGAATTATAGTTTTAATAACATGGCTTTATTTAAGTAGTTGGTCTATATTAATAGGATTAGAAGTAAATGTACGATTATACTTTAGAAAATTAAAAAAGGCAAAAAAGAGTATCTAA
- a CDS encoding restriction endonuclease, with protein sequence MFNDNELLTYLNYKIIESKKSPYSYAICDSYVETKFAKKFEERDEVKVYVKLPSWFKIETPIGSYNPDWAVVINEIDEERLYFVVETKGKSDISLLREEEQSKIKCAKKHFEALGEKVEFMAPESNPDEFMEKARDVFA encoded by the coding sequence ATGTTCAATGACAACGAACTCCTTACTTATTTAAATTACAAAATAATAGAAAGTAAGAAATCTCCGTACAGCTATGCTATATGTGATTCATATGTTGAAACTAAATTTGCCAAGAAATTTGAAGAAAGAGATGAAGTTAAAGTGTATGTAAAGTTACCAAGTTGGTTTAAGATAGAGACTCCTATTGGAAGCTATAATCCTGACTGGGCTGTTGTTATTAATGAAATAGACGAAGAGAGACTTTATTTTGTAGTAGAAACTAAAGGTAAAAGTGATATCAGTCTTCTTAGAGAAGAAGAACAATCTAAAATAAAGTGTGCTAAAAAGCATTTTGAAGCTCTTGGTGAAAAAGTTGAATTTATGGCACCAGAAAGCAACCCTGATGAATTTATGGAAAAAGCTAGAGATGTATTTGCTTAA